Within Runella slithyformis DSM 19594, the genomic segment CTTTCTTTCTTTTCAGGTAAAACATTGCATCATTGAATACACGCAATCCCGCCGGCCGCTCATTGACAAAGTAGGCCGAGAACAATATATCTGTACCGGCGGCAACGGATACGGTGCCATGTGCTCAGATGCAATGGGGCGATTAGGGGCGCTGTGTGTACAGGGGAAAGATTTTCAGGAAGGATTTTCGGCGGGTTTCTTTGCTTTATAATGTCCATACATAAGCCCGTCGGGCGTTTTTCCCGACGGGCTTATGTATTATAAACTTACTCCACGTTTCCAGGGCATAAAGTCATCCTGTCCAAGCAATTGGGCTTTGGTTTTAAATGTACCGCTTGCCAATTCAATGCAATACTCCAAAAGCTCTTCAGCCGTTTGCTCAATGGTTTTTTCTCCAACGATGATCGGACCGCAGTCAAAATCAATGATATCGGACATTTTTTGAGCCAATTTAGAATTGGTGGCCACTTTGACCATGGGGCAAATGGGATTGCCTGTAGGCGTTCCCAACCCTGTCGTAAACAGCGTAATGGTCGCTCCGGCGGCGGCCTGTCCGGTGGTGGCCAATACATCGTTACCGGGCGTACACACCAGATGCAGCCCCGGTACTTTCGATACTTCTGTATAGTTGAGTACGTCGGCAATGGGCGCCGTACCGCCTTTTTTGGCCGCCCCGGCTGATTTGATGGCATCGGTAATGAGCCCGTCTTTGATGTTTCCCGCTGAGGGATTCATGTCAAATCCTGCCCCTACGGCTTCCGCTTTGGAAGCGTATTGCCGCATGAGGGTTTCAAATTTTTCGGCTTTTTCTTCGTCAGCACAGCGGTCAATGAGTTCCTGCTCAACCCCACAGAGTTCAGGAAATTCCGCCAGATAGGTTCTGCCGTTCAAGGCTACGACTATGTCCGACAAATGCCCCAGCACCGGATTGGCAGATATTCCGGAAAAGCCGTCAGAGCCGCCGCATTTCAGCCCTATATTAAGTTTGGAAAGCGGTGCCGGCCGGCGCTCCAGTTTATTGGCTTCAATCAACGCCTGAAACGTGCCCTTTATCGCTGCCGAGAGCATGTCAAACTCGGTTCCGTAGGCCTGTTGTTCATAAAATAAAATGGGTTTATCAAACAGCGGATTCCGGCTTTTTATTTCATTTGTCAGATCTTCAAACTGCGTTTTCTGACAACCCAAACTCAGTACCGTGATACCGGCCACATTGGCATTGTTGGCATAAGCACCAAATAAGGCTGCCAACAGGGCCGAATCTTGATTATTTTCGCCACAACCCGATTCATGAGTTAAAAACTTAATTCCGTCAAGGTTTGGAAAAAGCGGTTTGATTACGGGTTTTTCAGACGTAAAACTCGGTGTATACGCTGCGATACCGTCCGATTTTTGGGTTTGATACAATTGGACAAGCTCCTGCGTTTGTTGCAAATAGATATCCGGAAAGGCATATCCGAGGGCTTTATCAAAAGCATCTTTCAGCTTTAAAATATTTCGGTTTTCACAAAAAACCAGCGGAACAACCAGCCAGTAGTTTGCCGTTCCTACCTGCCCGTCAGAGCGATGATAGCCCATAAATGTACGCCCCTGCCATTTGGATACGTCAGGGGCCTGCCATTCCGGATAGGGTTTACGTTTCGAGACAGAATATTCGTCCGAATCGTGCTTTAGATTGAAGGTCGTAACCTGCTCTCCCCGTCGGATGGGTTGGGTGGCTTTTCCTACCAATACACCGTACATGGTGACGTGGTCACCCGCAGCGAGGTCTTCCGTGACAAATTTATGCTTGGAAGGGATATCCATGATTAAATCAAATGATTGGCCATTGTATTCAATAGCAGTGCCTTTAGGCAGATTTTGTAAAGCAACCAAAACGTTGTCTTTGGGGTGTACACTCAAATAGGTGTGCATTGGAGAAAAATTGAATGAATGATGGTAAAGGTTTAAAGTAAGGACTCCTGCAAGGCAGGAGCCCTTAAACCGTTCATTTTTAACCTATTAAAATCTTATATTTTTTGAAATTCCCCGTTAACCAATCGCCAGATATTCAGCGGGTTGGAATCTTGTAATTCTTCCGGCAGCAGTGCCTGAGGAAAATTCTGATAGCTGACCGGACGCGTAAAGCGATAGATAGCGGCCGTTCCTACCGATGTACTGCGGGAATCCGATGACGCCGGGAAGGGACCGCCGTGCATCATGGCATGACACACTTCCACGCCCGTCGGGAAACCATTGATGAGCAATCGGCCCACTTTTTGTTCCAACAGATCAATCAAATCGGCATATTCAACCAATTCTTCGGGAGTTCCATGGACAGTAGCCGTTAGGTGTCCTTCCATTGTTTCGGCTATTCGCAGCATTTCTTCTTTGCTTTCCGCTTCTACCAATACGCTGGTTGGCCCGAAAATCTCTTCTGACAGCGTATGGTCTTCTCCAATGGCCCTGGCGTCGGTTTTAAATAATATGGGTTGCACGGCCGTAAAACCGGTGCCCTCTATGCCCTTGGCAACGATGTCGACACTCTCATTTTCCAGGTGTTTGGCAATTCCCTCCTGGTAGGCTTTCCGGATTCCGCCGGTAAGCATAACGCCTCCCGATACAGATTGAAATTGGGTTTCCAGATCCGTTAAGAAAGGTTGGTACCCCTCTGATTTATTAGCAATGATCATGCCCGGATTGGTGCAAAATTGCCCTACACCCAACGTCACCGATGCGGCAAATTGCTGAGCAATGGCAGCGCCTTTCTCTTTCATGATTTGAGGCAGGATAAACACCGGGTTTGTACTGCCCATTTCAGCATAGACAGGAATAGGTTCAGGACGATTGGCGGCCAATTTAACCAACGCCATTCCTCCCTGATAAGAACCTGTAAAACCAATCGCCTTAATGACCGGATGCTGTACCAAAGCCGCTCCGATCTCTGTTCCGCTTCCGTGTAATAAGGAAAAAACGCCATCGGGCATCCCCACCTTGAGAGCGGCCTGCTGAATGGCTCTGCCCACCAGCTCCGAAGTGCCGGGGTGTGCCGAGTGCGCTTTCACAATCACCGGACAGCCGGCCGCCAGCGCCGAAGCGGTATCCCCTCCCGCTACGGAAAAGGCTAACGGGAAATTACTTGCGCCAAATACGCCCACCGGTCCCAAAGGACGCTGCATGAGTCGTAGATCAACTTTTGGCAACGGTTGGCGGTCAGGAATGGCCGTTTCGATGCGGGCGTTTACCCATGAACCTTCCCGTAATAACTGCGCGAATAACCGCAATTGTCCCGTAGTACGTCCGCGTTCACCCTGAATCCTGCCTGCCGGCAGGCCCGTTTCAGCCGTGGCAATTTGTACTAAGTCATCCCCGATGGCTTCGATTTCTTCCGCAATTTTTTCCAGAAATATGGCCTTTTCTATCCCCGATTTCTTACGGTACACTTTAAAGGCAGCCTGCGCTTTTTGCGCGGCTGATTCTAATTCTGCTTTAGTCGCTTTGTGGAATTGCGTAGGCAGCGTTTCTCCCGTTGATGGATTGGGTGCCTGAAATACGCTTTCGCCTTCGGATGAGACCGTAAAGCCGATCAACTGTTTTCCTTCTAAATTCATGATTAAAGTGCTTTTTGCGCGACAGTATTGATAAGTGTCCCGATGTGTTGAATGGTGATTCTTACTTCGTCCCCAACGCTTAAGGTAAATTCATTGGGAGGAACAAGGCCCGTGCCTGTCATTAGAAACACCCCGTGTGGAAAAGAGGTTTCACGGAATAAATACCCGATTAGTTCCGTATGCGTACGTTTCATGCGATTGATGGAAATACTTCCCTCAAAAACGGCCGCTCCGTCACGTATGATTTCGATGTGTATTTGAGCATCGGGATCAATGGGTTGGGCCGGCACGTACAGGCAAGGCCCGATAGCGGCCGCACCGTCGTAGCTTTTGGCTTGGGGCAAATACAGCGGATTTTCGCCTTCAATGTCCCGTGAGCTCATGTCATTGCCGCAGGTATATCCCACGATTTTCCCGTTTGAAGTGGCAAAAAGCGTCAATTCGGGTTCGGGTACATTCCATTTCGAATCCCGACGAATCAATACATCAGCACCCGTACCTACAGTTCTGGCCGCGGTGGCTTTGAAAAAAAGTTCGGGACGGTCAGCGTCGTACACGCGGGCGTAGAAATCACCGCCGCCTGCATCTTTTGATTCTTCCATGCGGGCTTCACGACTTTTCATATACGTCACCCCCGACGCCCATACTTCCTGTTGACGAATGGGCGGCAATACATCCGTTTTGATACTTTCTGCCAATGATGGATCGGCAGAGAGGGATTTCAGTTCTTCGGAAATAGCATCGAATAAATCATCCCGGTTAATGTAGGCGTCCCAATCAGTTTGGGCAGAGAGGTAGTAGGTGTCGTCTGATTCGATAACAATTCCCTGAGTCGTTGGATAGAGTTTCATGGTCAGTACAATGAGTGGTTAAGGGTTGTTTTACCCAATGGTATTAAGTTGAATAATCGTATGCAAAGAAAACAGATTAGGAAATACAACAGTTGTGAAATATTATTTACTTACGATGAAATATTAGCAATTTTGTGTCATTATACCGATAATAATACAATTATATCACACAGTACCATGCAGGCAATTCTTCGTAAAGTGAATCCATCTGCCGATTATTCGTTTATTGCCAGAGTGGATAATTTACCCTTTCTGTACGAAAAATGGCATTTCCATCCTGAAATGGAGCTGAACTACATCGTACAAAGCAGGGGGACACGGTTTGTG encodes:
- a CDS encoding UxaA family hydrolase, whose amino-acid sequence is MHTYLSVHPKDNVLVALQNLPKGTAIEYNGQSFDLIMDIPSKHKFVTEDLAAGDHVTMYGVLVGKATQPIRRGEQVTTFNLKHDSDEYSVSKRKPYPEWQAPDVSKWQGRTFMGYHRSDGQVGTANYWLVVPLVFCENRNILKLKDAFDKALGYAFPDIYLQQTQELVQLYQTQKSDGIAAYTPSFTSEKPVIKPLFPNLDGIKFLTHESGCGENNQDSALLAALFGAYANNANVAGITVLSLGCQKTQFEDLTNEIKSRNPLFDKPILFYEQQAYGTEFDMLSAAIKGTFQALIEANKLERRPAPLSKLNIGLKCGGSDGFSGISANPVLGHLSDIVVALNGRTYLAEFPELCGVEQELIDRCADEEKAEKFETLMRQYASKAEAVGAGFDMNPSAGNIKDGLITDAIKSAGAAKKGGTAPIADVLNYTEVSKVPGLHLVCTPGNDVLATTGQAAAGATITLFTTGLGTPTGNPICPMVKVATNSKLAQKMSDIIDFDCGPIIVGEKTIEQTAEELLEYCIELASGTFKTKAQLLGQDDFMPWKRGVSL
- a CDS encoding aldehyde dehydrogenase (NADP(+)) — protein: MNLEGKQLIGFTVSSEGESVFQAPNPSTGETLPTQFHKATKAELESAAQKAQAAFKVYRKKSGIEKAIFLEKIAEEIEAIGDDLVQIATAETGLPAGRIQGERGRTTGQLRLFAQLLREGSWVNARIETAIPDRQPLPKVDLRLMQRPLGPVGVFGASNFPLAFSVAGGDTASALAAGCPVIVKAHSAHPGTSELVGRAIQQAALKVGMPDGVFSLLHGSGTEIGAALVQHPVIKAIGFTGSYQGGMALVKLAANRPEPIPVYAEMGSTNPVFILPQIMKEKGAAIAQQFAASVTLGVGQFCTNPGMIIANKSEGYQPFLTDLETQFQSVSGGVMLTGGIRKAYQEGIAKHLENESVDIVAKGIEGTGFTAVQPILFKTDARAIGEDHTLSEEIFGPTSVLVEAESKEEMLRIAETMEGHLTATVHGTPEELVEYADLIDLLEQKVGRLLINGFPTGVEVCHAMMHGGPFPASSDSRSTSVGTAAIYRFTRPVSYQNFPQALLPEELQDSNPLNIWRLVNGEFQKI
- a CDS encoding fumarylacetoacetate hydrolase family protein; protein product: MKLYPTTQGIVIESDDTYYLSAQTDWDAYINRDDLFDAISEELKSLSADPSLAESIKTDVLPPIRQQEVWASGVTYMKSREARMEESKDAGGGDFYARVYDADRPELFFKATAARTVGTGADVLIRRDSKWNVPEPELTLFATSNGKIVGYTCGNDMSSRDIEGENPLYLPQAKSYDGAAAIGPCLYVPAQPIDPDAQIHIEIIRDGAAVFEGSISINRMKRTHTELIGYLFRETSFPHGVFLMTGTGLVPPNEFTLSVGDEVRITIQHIGTLINTVAQKAL